In a single window of the Pseudodesulfovibrio profundus genome:
- a CDS encoding NAD-dependent epimerase — translation MKVLITGAAGFIGFHLSKRLTEEGHEVVGLDNLDPYYDVNLKKARLAILGQSPLFKHVNINMQDSGPVADLFKQEKPTHVVNLAAQAGVRYSIENPMAYVNTNLVGFANILEGCRHNGVEHLVYASSSSVYGMNTKMPLSPHEGVDHPMSLYAATKKSNEMMAHSYSNLYDLPTTGLRFFTVYGPWGRPDMALFLFTKNIIEEKPINVFNYGKMRRDFTYIDDIVEGVVRVTKNTATPNENWDGNNPDPCTSPKPYRVYNIGNNAIVELSRYIEVIEEVVGKKAICNYMPMQPGDVPATEANVDDLINDVGFKPDTSIEVGIKNFIDWYRSYYEV, via the coding sequence ATGAAAGTTCTTATTACCGGTGCTGCCGGTTTCATTGGTTTTCATCTTTCCAAGCGTCTGACAGAGGAAGGGCACGAAGTTGTCGGGTTGGATAATCTCGATCCCTATTATGATGTGAACCTCAAGAAGGCCCGATTGGCAATACTCGGACAAAGCCCCCTGTTCAAACATGTGAATATCAACATGCAGGATAGTGGTCCGGTTGCCGATCTTTTCAAGCAGGAAAAACCGACCCACGTAGTCAACCTGGCAGCTCAGGCCGGTGTGCGTTACTCCATCGAAAATCCCATGGCCTATGTGAATACCAACCTTGTTGGATTCGCCAACATTTTGGAAGGGTGTCGCCACAACGGGGTAGAGCATCTGGTCTATGCTTCCAGTAGTTCCGTGTACGGTATGAATACAAAAATGCCGTTGAGCCCGCATGAGGGTGTTGATCATCCCATGAGCTTGTATGCTGCGACCAAGAAGTCTAATGAGATGATGGCTCACTCCTACAGCAATCTCTATGACCTTCCCACAACCGGGCTGCGCTTCTTCACTGTGTATGGCCCATGGGGTAGACCGGATATGGCGCTGTTCCTCTTCACCAAGAACATCATTGAAGAGAAACCCATCAACGTATTCAATTACGGTAAAATGCGTCGCGACTTCACCTACATTGACGACATCGTAGAGGGTGTCGTTCGTGTTACCAAAAATACTGCCACTCCCAATGAGAACTGGGACGGAAACAATCCGGATCCGTGCACCAGCCCGAAGCCGTACCGCGTGTACAACATCGGTAATAATGCCATCGTTGAACTGTCGCGTTACATTGAGGTAATTGAGGAAGTGGTTGGCAAGAAAGCCATCTGCAACTATATGCCGATGCAGCCTGGTGATGTACCAGCAACTGAAGCCAATGTTGATGATCTTATCAATGATGTAGGGTTCAAGCCTGACACCAGCATTGAAGTTGGTATCAAGAATTTCATTGATTGGTACCGTTCCTATTACGAGGTTTAG
- a CDS encoding ParA family protein, with product MARKIVVANQKGGVGKTTTSVNLAASLAVMEKKVLLVDCDPQGNASSGLGFYPVDQRENIYSVLFEPKKITKAICETDIPFLDLLPGTQDLVGAEIELVDKFGREYYLRELLDTIDQDYDFVIIDCPPSLGLLTVNALCAANEMLVPLQCEYYALEGIAQLLMTYELVRKRLNTELEILGVVLTMYDSRNRLSWQVKHEVRKAFPQHLFETIIPRNVRLSEAPSFGKPVINYDIKSRGAEAYMALAQEVVKNSTSKTKEVSKA from the coding sequence GTGGCGAGAAAAATCGTTGTAGCAAATCAGAAGGGCGGTGTGGGCAAGACAACCACATCAGTAAATCTGGCCGCTTCTTTGGCTGTGATGGAAAAGAAGGTTCTATTGGTTGATTGTGACCCGCAGGGTAATGCATCCAGTGGATTGGGTTTCTATCCGGTTGATCAGAGAGAAAATATTTATTCTGTCCTTTTTGAGCCTAAAAAAATCACCAAGGCAATCTGTGAGACGGATATCCCGTTTCTTGATTTGCTGCCTGGTACACAGGATCTGGTAGGGGCGGAGATTGAACTGGTCGATAAATTTGGCCGGGAATACTATCTTCGTGAACTCCTGGATACCATTGATCAGGATTATGATTTTGTTATCATCGACTGTCCACCATCGCTTGGGTTGCTAACCGTCAATGCGTTGTGTGCGGCCAACGAAATGTTGGTCCCCCTCCAGTGCGAGTATTACGCTTTGGAAGGTATTGCGCAGCTTCTTATGACGTACGAGTTGGTGCGTAAGCGGTTGAACACCGAGTTGGAAATACTTGGAGTTGTTCTGACCATGTACGATTCGAGAAACAGGTTGTCCTGGCAGGTCAAGCATGAAGTCCGGAAAGCGTTTCCTCAACATCTCTTCGAAACCATTATCCCACGAAATGTTCGGCTCTCCGAAGCTCCCAGCTTTGGAAAACCTGTGATCAATTACGATATAAAATCACGGGGTGCTGAAGCATATATGGCATTGGCCCAGGAAGTGGTCAAAAACTCTACCTCGAAGACAAAAGAGGTCTCCAAGGCATAA
- a CDS encoding ParB/RepB/Spo0J family partition protein, with amino-acid sequence MAMGNKGLGRGLDALLGGVKEDETITSDAAEVRLIPIEAITPNPHQPRREFSEEALKDLCASIKTRGVLQPVLIRPLSRGKYELVAGERRLRASKLAGLTEIPTLLREMSDQESLAIALIENLQREDLNPVEEALGYQQLQQQFGLSQDELARQVGKSRSAVANALRLLNLPESVQSEIQQGSMSAGHGRAIMAVTDSDIQSELQQRINNTGMTVRQAEAQASFWKQHGRLPGADEVGQSTTSGKASKAVSKPLSPELEEIQAKLNELLNVKVKVSGSLNKGKVTIAYDDEDSLRNIVDALGS; translated from the coding sequence ATGGCAATGGGTAATAAAGGGCTTGGCCGTGGACTGGATGCGTTACTTGGCGGCGTTAAAGAGGATGAAACGATCACTTCGGATGCCGCTGAAGTTCGCTTGATCCCGATCGAAGCGATTACGCCCAATCCGCATCAGCCACGTAGAGAGTTTTCCGAAGAGGCTTTGAAGGATCTTTGTGCATCCATCAAGACGCGTGGGGTGCTTCAGCCTGTATTGATTCGTCCTCTTTCAAGGGGAAAATACGAACTCGTTGCTGGCGAGCGGAGGCTTCGCGCCTCCAAGTTGGCCGGTCTGACAGAGATTCCGACGTTACTTCGGGAAATGTCAGATCAGGAAAGCCTGGCAATTGCATTGATCGAAAACCTGCAGCGCGAAGATTTGAATCCCGTTGAAGAGGCTCTTGGGTACCAGCAGTTGCAGCAGCAGTTTGGTTTGAGTCAGGATGAGCTTGCACGACAGGTGGGTAAAAGCCGCTCTGCCGTAGCCAATGCCTTGCGGTTGTTGAATCTCCCTGAGTCTGTTCAAAGTGAAATTCAGCAGGGGAGCATGTCGGCAGGGCATGGCCGAGCGATTATGGCAGTCACTGACTCGGATATTCAGTCTGAGCTGCAACAGCGTATCAATAATACCGGCATGACGGTTCGTCAGGCAGAAGCTCAGGCGTCATTCTGGAAGCAGCATGGGCGCCTTCCCGGCGCTGATGAAGTTGGACAAAGCACTACATCAGGCAAAGCCTCCAAGGCTGTTTCCAAGCCCCTTTCGCCAGAACTCGAAGAGATTCAGGCGAAGTTGAATGAATTGCTGAACGTTAAAGTAAAGGTCAGTGGTTCTCTTAATAAAGGCAAAGTTACGATAGCTTATGATGATGAAGATAGCTTGCGGAACATTGTGGATGCTTTGGGAAGTTAG
- the rfaE1 gene encoding D-glycero-beta-D-manno-heptose-7-phosphate kinase: MTLANIHAAIDALKGHKVMIIGDLMLDHYMIGSVDRISPEAPVPVVRVDRETSLLGGAGNVARNITSLGGDALLVTAAGKDPDGDLLEELCNESRIRTKIIRDPNRPTTKKTRIIASNQQVVRVDQELNVPLGEDESLVLFNFLEEIIDEFPVIILSDYGKGVISRSFMDRFMAMLDQREKRPLVLVDPKTVNYDLYKGVDLLTPNTKEAGEGAGFPVTDKESVIRGGNALFDRLDCHNLLITMGGDGMALFEGRDTIRHIPTFARKVFDVTGAGDTVIATVALALASGAQLLTACTLANYAAGVVVAQVGAATASIPDLTEVVDELPEPRVTSW, from the coding sequence ATGACATTAGCAAATATTCATGCGGCCATTGATGCTTTGAAAGGGCATAAGGTCATGATCATCGGTGACTTGATGCTTGATCATTATATGATCGGCAGTGTCGATCGTATTTCTCCGGAAGCACCCGTACCTGTTGTTCGGGTTGACAGGGAAACCTCATTACTTGGCGGTGCCGGTAATGTGGCCCGCAACATCACCTCGCTCGGTGGCGATGCCTTGCTGGTTACCGCGGCTGGTAAAGACCCTGATGGTGATCTGTTGGAAGAGCTGTGTAATGAATCACGGATTCGGACTAAAATTATTCGTGATCCTAATCGTCCTACAACTAAAAAGACCCGGATAATCGCCAGTAATCAGCAGGTGGTTCGTGTTGATCAAGAGCTGAATGTTCCTTTGGGTGAGGATGAATCACTTGTTCTTTTCAATTTTCTTGAAGAGATCATTGATGAATTTCCGGTGATCATCCTGTCTGACTACGGGAAAGGGGTCATTTCTCGATCGTTTATGGACAGGTTCATGGCTATGCTGGATCAACGTGAAAAGCGCCCCTTGGTTTTGGTTGATCCCAAGACCGTTAATTATGACCTGTACAAGGGCGTTGACCTTCTTACACCAAATACGAAGGAAGCCGGCGAGGGGGCAGGGTTCCCGGTAACTGATAAAGAGTCTGTCATTCGCGGTGGTAATGCGTTGTTCGACCGATTGGATTGTCATAATCTGCTCATCACTATGGGTGGTGACGGAATGGCGCTTTTTGAAGGACGCGATACTATCCGCCATATCCCGACATTTGCACGAAAGGTCTTTGATGTAACCGGAGCTGGTGACACCGTCATTGCTACCGTCGCACTCGCATTGGCTTCGGGTGCGCAGCTGTTAACAGCTTGTACTCTTGCGAATTATGCTGCTGGTGTAGTGGTAGCCCAAGTGGGCGCAGCTACGGCATCCATCCCTGATTTGACCGAAGTGGTAGATGAATTGCCTGAACCAAGGGTTACCAGTTGGTAA